The stretch of DNA GGTGGCGATCTGGAGGTGCTGCTGGCGGCGGTGCTGCTCCATGACTGCGTCGCGGTGGAGAAGAATTCGCCGTTGCGTTCCAAGGCCTCAACATTGGCGGCGGACAAGGCCGGGCAGATTTTGCAGGGGTTGGCGTGGCAGCCCGAGACGATTGCAGCGGTGACCCACGCCATCGAGACCCACAGCTTTTCGGCGGGCCTGACGCCGGTGACGCTTGAAGCAAAGATTATGCAGGATGCCGACCGTTTGGACTCCCTGGGCATGATCGGCGTGGCCCGCACATTTTACATCGCCGGGCGCATGGGCAGCGGGCTGTATGACCCGGCTGACCCAACGGCGCAGCATCGCGAGTACGACGACAAGCGCTTTTGCCTCGACCATTTCCAGACCAAGCTGCTGCATCTGGCGGGCGGATTTCAGACGCCGACGGGGCAACGCATGGCCCTGGCGCGCCATGAGCGGTTGAAGGGT from Pseudomonas sp. NC02 encodes:
- a CDS encoding HD domain-containing protein, with the protein product MPFTPLTDLAATLLPHALEPSEDGAHDLSHLQRVWHNVRSIQAEEGGDLEVLLAAVLLHDCVAVEKNSPLRSKASTLAADKAGQILQGLAWQPETIAAVTHAIETHSFSAGLTPVTLEAKIMQDADRLDSLGMIGVARTFYIAGRMGSGLYDPADPTAQHREYDDKRFCLDHFQTKLLHLAGGFQTPTGQRMALARHERLKGFMNLFIEEIGTPYSAAG